A single Paenibacillus kribbensis DNA region contains:
- a CDS encoding NAD(P)/FAD-dependent oxidoreductase has protein sequence MDLISRITYWQSTLKQTPDFPPLAEDLDCDVLIIGGGISGSLCARLLRERQVDTVVIDKRKLVHGSSLANTGLLKHSNDKTLTSFIHTFGEANGVLFYRMCKDALNQLEKLATTLEIDPYFIRRSSLYYASTPEDVQILQEEYKQLTRFGFPVEYWDEPQVAARFPFRRPAALYTHEDAEVNPFRFARGLLQSANRLGVRLYEHTEAKHLEFGENEVVCHTSDGTIRAKKVIFATGYETQEIKKDRGAILESSYAIVTNPVGNSSLWHEQCLIWETARPYLYIRSTREGRIIIGGLDEPVLNSNQREIRLLHQQKKLLQALQEHFPDVPFQIDYAWAAVFGSSHDGLPYIGPHPRFPNCYFLEGYGGNGTVTSMIAAQLLADELTGTHRPEMELFSLTRTASPSPDTTKPVV, from the coding sequence ATGGATCTGATTAGTCGGATTACCTATTGGCAGAGTACCTTGAAGCAGACGCCGGACTTTCCGCCTTTGGCAGAGGATTTGGATTGTGACGTACTGATCATCGGAGGCGGGATAAGTGGGTCGCTCTGCGCTCGGCTATTGAGAGAACGACAGGTAGACACCGTGGTTATTGACAAACGCAAGCTGGTACATGGAAGTTCTTTAGCGAATACCGGATTGCTGAAACATAGCAATGATAAGACCTTGACCTCTTTCATCCATACGTTTGGTGAGGCTAACGGCGTGCTGTTTTACCGGATGTGCAAGGATGCTCTGAATCAGTTGGAAAAGCTGGCCACCACACTGGAAATCGATCCTTACTTTATTCGACGCAGCAGCCTGTACTATGCGAGTACACCGGAGGATGTACAGATCCTGCAGGAAGAATATAAACAGCTAACCCGGTTTGGGTTCCCGGTGGAATACTGGGACGAGCCCCAGGTGGCTGCCCGGTTTCCCTTTCGAAGGCCGGCGGCATTGTACACCCACGAGGATGCCGAGGTTAATCCATTTCGGTTTGCCCGAGGATTGCTGCAATCCGCGAACCGTCTTGGTGTACGCTTGTATGAGCATACGGAAGCCAAGCATTTGGAATTTGGCGAAAATGAGGTCGTTTGCCATACCAGCGATGGAACCATTCGGGCGAAAAAAGTCATTTTTGCCACAGGATATGAAACTCAGGAGATCAAAAAGGATCGCGGAGCCATACTCGAAAGCTCTTATGCTATCGTTACCAATCCTGTTGGGAATTCATCTTTGTGGCACGAGCAGTGCCTGATCTGGGAAACCGCACGCCCCTATCTGTACATACGCTCAACCCGGGAAGGACGTATCATTATCGGCGGTTTGGATGAGCCTGTGCTGAACTCAAACCAGCGTGAAATCAGGCTGCTGCACCAACAGAAAAAGCTGCTGCAAGCGTTACAAGAGCATTTTCCCGATGTGCCATTTCAGATTGATTATGCATGGGCTGCCGTGTTCGGCTCCTCCCATGACGGACTGCCGTATATTGGTCCGCATCCGCGTTTCCCGAACTGTTACTTTTTAGAAGGATACGGAGGAAACGGAACGGTTACCAGCATGATAGCCGCACAGCTGTTGGCTGATGAGCTGACAGGCACACACCGACCAGAAATGGAGCTTTTTTCACTAACCCGTACCGCCAGCCCATCGCCCGATACAACGAAGCCAGTGGTTTAA
- a CDS encoding MFS transporter: MKSNLNGQSILLLSLNGLFVFAAALSGTFLNVYLWKSRQDYAMIGWFNVSQQIALGIMVWVAGKWVKEHNKMNALRVGTAMSGLFYLVVLYTGPQAVNYIWPLGMLLGAALGLFWLAFNVIFFEVTDRVSRDHFNGWVGLLGSFSGIVGPWLSGWIIARMEDDAGYRVIFSISLAFYVVGVVLSFFLRKRKTTGKYNWKEPKQRLSQKESMWRPLSLSLVAQGIREGVFAFLITLLVYVVTKQEWKLAQFSFITSAVSFFSFWAAGKWLKPRYRSAGMLLGAVLLVIVILPLLWRMEYSTLLIMGIGTSLFMPLYLIPMISASFDLMGTSKGDANQRVELVVLRELCLMVGRLTGTLIFLGVLSISKAPGAMIWLLIGLALVPVGGWFFMRNVLKMEQKESQSATRSKTQRWHKQTE, from the coding sequence TTGAAATCAAACCTAAACGGACAATCCATTCTGCTGCTAAGCCTGAATGGATTGTTTGTCTTTGCAGCAGCTTTGTCCGGCACTTTTCTTAACGTGTATTTGTGGAAAAGCAGGCAGGACTACGCAATGATCGGTTGGTTTAATGTCAGCCAGCAAATTGCGCTGGGAATTATGGTCTGGGTGGCTGGAAAATGGGTCAAGGAACATAACAAAATGAATGCTCTGCGCGTAGGGACCGCCATGTCCGGCTTATTTTATTTGGTCGTATTATACACGGGACCGCAGGCTGTAAACTACATATGGCCGCTCGGGATGTTGTTGGGGGCAGCGCTGGGTTTATTTTGGCTGGCGTTTAATGTGATTTTTTTCGAAGTCACAGACCGGGTAAGCCGTGATCATTTTAACGGCTGGGTGGGCTTGCTGGGCTCATTTTCTGGCATTGTGGGTCCTTGGCTGTCCGGCTGGATTATTGCCCGAATGGAGGATGATGCCGGTTATCGCGTGATCTTCAGCATTTCACTGGCATTTTATGTCGTGGGGGTGGTGCTGAGTTTCTTTCTTCGTAAGCGCAAAACGACAGGAAAATACAATTGGAAGGAGCCTAAGCAACGATTGTCACAAAAAGAAAGTATGTGGCGTCCGTTGTCGTTATCCCTTGTTGCACAGGGCATCCGTGAAGGTGTTTTTGCCTTCCTGATTACACTGCTTGTGTATGTAGTGACAAAGCAGGAGTGGAAGCTGGCACAGTTTTCATTTATTACGTCGGCGGTTTCATTTTTCAGCTTTTGGGCTGCCGGCAAATGGCTCAAGCCCCGCTATCGATCGGCTGGAATGCTGCTGGGTGCCGTGCTGCTGGTCATTGTGATTTTACCGTTATTATGGCGTATGGAGTACAGCACCCTGCTGATTATGGGGATCGGCACCTCGTTGTTCATGCCTCTGTACTTGATACCTATGATCTCGGCAAGCTTTGATCTAATGGGAACGAGTAAAGGAGATGCCAATCAGAGAGTGGAACTTGTTGTGCTGCGTGAACTATGCCTTATGGTCGGCCGATTGACCGGAACGTTAATTTTTTTGGGTGTGTTAAGTATCAGCAAGGCTCCTGGAGCGATGATTTGGCTGCTGATTGGACTTGCATTAGTACCGGTGGGCGGATGGTTTTTTATGCGAAATGTACTAAAAATGGAACAAAAAGAAAGTCAAAGTGCGACTCGTTCCAAAACACAGCGCTGGCACAAGCAAACCGAATAG
- a CDS encoding DUF350 domain-containing protein — protein MAIDELLSHPLGMMLGYFSVAVLELIVFLSCFELVTRYKCWEEIKRGNISVAMATGGKMFGICNVLRFAMEAKSSVYDTMIWSFVGFLLLLAAYFLFEFLTPVFSIDQEIKEDNRAVGLFSMIISISLSYVIGASVT, from the coding sequence ATGGCGATTGATGAATTGCTGTCACATCCGTTGGGAATGATGCTGGGCTATTTCTCGGTGGCGGTGCTGGAGCTGATTGTATTTTTGTCATGCTTTGAGCTCGTAACCCGCTATAAATGCTGGGAAGAGATCAAGCGTGGAAATATTTCGGTAGCGATGGCTACGGGCGGGAAAATGTTCGGCATCTGCAACGTGCTCCGCTTTGCCATGGAAGCCAAATCCAGTGTGTATGATACGATGATTTGGTCGTTCGTTGGCTTTTTACTGCTGCTTGCGGCGTATTTTCTGTTTGAGTTTCTGACACCGGTATTTTCTATCGATCAGGAGATTAAAGAGGATAACCGCGCTGTCGGCTTGTTCTCCATGATTATTTCGATATCGTTATCTTATGTCATTGGTGCTAGTGTGACTTGA
- a CDS encoding endonuclease MutS2 translates to MDSKIFKTLEYQKILNKLSHYAQTATGQQTALWLQPSDDLEHIKKMLKGTDEAYAADRLKGVPSFNGVVDITPAVKRARIGGTLNPQELLGIRTTVQAARRIQVYVASLHEENPVETLLFWSEQLSEQRSLENSIKGCIDENAEVLDSASTELSQIRRELRSGEVRIREKLDSMIRSSTVSKMLQDQLITIRGDRFVIPVKAEYRSYFGGIVHDQSGSGATLFIEPESIVAMNNKLRETRLREEREIEVILQKLTALVAEQADMLLYDVDILGNLDFIFAKARLAREMKATLPLMNDRGYLKLKKGRHPLIPLEQVVPIDVELGNSYTSIIVTGPNTGGKTVTLKTIGLLSLMAMSGLFVPVEDESQLCVFDAIYADIGDEQSIEQNLSTFSSHMTNIISILKNMTPKSLVLLDEVGAGTDPAEGSALAVSILEHMHAMGCRMVATTHYSELKAYAYERKGIINASMEFDVATLSPTYRLLVGVPGRSNAFAIAERLGLSNRILDYARGEVTEEDQRVEHMIASLEQNRLTAEQEREKAEQLRREMEALRSRHQTELDKLESQRDRMLAKAEDEARVLVDKARSEAEKIISDLRKLAQEEGASVKEHKLIAARKELDEAEPKQRKKNTVKRAATRTRSIMAGDEVTVHSLNKKGHVVELSGSKEAVVQLGIMKMKVSLDDLELLQPAQTPAPRVQKPVTGVKRTRDDNVRNELDLRGANVEEALIEVDRFMDEAFLANLGQVHIIHGKGTGVLRTGIQEYLRKHKHVKSYRIGNYNEGGTGVTVAELE, encoded by the coding sequence TTGGACTCTAAAATTTTTAAAACCCTTGAATACCAAAAAATTCTAAATAAACTAAGCCACTATGCCCAAACGGCAACAGGTCAGCAAACAGCTCTTTGGCTACAGCCTAGCGATGACTTGGAGCATATCAAGAAAATGTTGAAAGGCACGGATGAGGCCTATGCAGCTGATCGGCTCAAAGGAGTGCCTTCATTTAACGGGGTGGTGGACATTACTCCGGCGGTGAAACGCGCACGTATTGGCGGAACGCTGAATCCGCAGGAACTGCTTGGCATTCGGACTACAGTGCAGGCTGCACGTCGTATACAGGTGTACGTAGCAAGTCTGCATGAGGAAAATCCTGTCGAAACCTTGCTGTTTTGGAGTGAGCAGCTTTCAGAGCAGAGAAGCTTGGAAAATTCGATTAAAGGCTGCATTGACGAAAACGCAGAGGTGCTGGATTCCGCCAGTACAGAGCTTTCGCAAATTCGCCGGGAGCTGCGCTCAGGTGAAGTGCGTATTCGTGAAAAGCTGGATTCCATGATTCGTTCCTCCACCGTCTCCAAAATGCTACAGGATCAGTTGATTACAATTCGTGGAGATCGTTTTGTAATTCCGGTTAAGGCTGAATACCGCTCTTATTTTGGCGGAATTGTGCATGATCAATCCGGGTCCGGTGCAACGCTGTTTATCGAGCCTGAATCGATTGTAGCTATGAACAACAAGCTGAGGGAAACACGGCTGAGAGAAGAACGTGAAATTGAAGTCATTTTACAAAAGCTGACCGCACTTGTCGCCGAACAAGCGGATATGTTGCTGTATGATGTGGACATTTTGGGCAATCTTGACTTTATTTTTGCAAAAGCGCGTCTCGCCCGTGAAATGAAGGCTACCCTGCCTTTGATGAATGATCGCGGATACTTGAAGCTGAAAAAAGGCAGACATCCTCTAATCCCGTTGGAGCAGGTCGTTCCCATTGATGTGGAGCTGGGCAATTCCTACACCTCCATTATCGTTACGGGACCGAATACAGGGGGGAAGACAGTTACCCTGAAGACCATCGGTCTGCTAAGCTTGATGGCGATGTCAGGACTTTTTGTACCTGTTGAGGATGAAAGTCAGTTATGCGTATTTGATGCCATCTATGCGGATATTGGTGACGAGCAGAGCATTGAGCAGAATTTGAGTACCTTTTCCAGCCATATGACCAACATCATTAGCATTCTGAAAAATATGACACCTAAAAGCCTTGTGTTGCTTGATGAGGTGGGAGCAGGAACAGATCCGGCGGAAGGCTCGGCGCTGGCTGTATCGATTTTGGAGCATATGCATGCAATGGGTTGCCGTATGGTTGCGACGACTCACTATAGTGAATTGAAGGCGTATGCCTATGAGCGCAAAGGAATCATTAATGCAAGCATGGAGTTTGATGTCGCTACATTAAGTCCTACTTATCGTCTTTTGGTCGGTGTACCTGGACGAAGCAACGCTTTTGCCATTGCCGAGCGATTGGGCTTGTCGAACCGTATTTTAGACTATGCCCGTGGCGAGGTAACGGAAGAAGATCAGCGCGTCGAGCACATGATTGCGTCGCTGGAGCAGAACCGTTTGACGGCTGAGCAGGAACGGGAAAAGGCCGAGCAGCTGCGTAGGGAAATGGAAGCATTGCGCAGCCGTCACCAGACTGAGCTGGATAAGCTGGAGTCACAACGGGACCGTATGCTGGCAAAAGCAGAGGATGAAGCAAGAGTTCTAGTAGATAAGGCTCGTAGCGAAGCAGAGAAGATCATTAGCGATTTACGCAAACTGGCTCAGGAAGAAGGAGCTTCTGTTAAGGAGCATAAGCTGATTGCAGCCCGTAAAGAGCTGGATGAGGCTGAACCTAAGCAACGCAAGAAGAACACGGTCAAACGTGCTGCTACGCGGACTCGTTCTATTATGGCCGGAGATGAGGTAACTGTTCATAGTCTGAATAAAAAAGGCCACGTGGTCGAACTGTCTGGAAGCAAGGAAGCTGTCGTTCAACTGGGTATCATGAAAATGAAGGTCAGTCTGGATGATTTGGAGCTGCTGCAGCCTGCCCAAACGCCTGCACCAAGGGTCCAAAAGCCAGTCACAGGCGTCAAACGAACGAGAGATGATAATGTACGCAATGAGCTTGATCTTCGGGGAGCGAATGTCGAGGAAGCTCTAATCGAGGTAGATCGCTTCATGGATGAAGCATTTTTAGCCAATCTCGGTCAGGTTCACATTATTCATGGCAAAGGCACGGGGGTTTTGCGCACCGGCATTCAGGAATATCTTCGCAAACATAAGCATGTGAAAAGCTACCGCATTGGCAATTACAATGAAGGCGGCACAGGGGTAACTGTTGCTGAATTGGAATGA
- a CDS encoding phage holin family protein — MSILGHIVRFIVAALVLMVVSWIVPGFSVGGFWSALILAIVIALIGYIIEAMFGRRVSPFGRGIVGFLVSALVIWVAQYIVTSVSVSVMGALLAALVIGIIDLFIPVTTPFEAGRKAKN; from the coding sequence GTGAGCATTCTTGGGCACATTGTGCGTTTCATCGTGGCCGCCCTGGTTCTGATGGTCGTAAGCTGGATCGTTCCCGGATTTAGTGTAGGCGGCTTTTGGAGCGCGCTGATCCTTGCGATTGTCATTGCCTTGATTGGTTATATTATTGAGGCCATGTTCGGTCGGCGCGTTTCTCCATTCGGACGCGGTATCGTAGGTTTTCTGGTGAGCGCTCTGGTTATCTGGGTAGCTCAATATATTGTGACCAGTGTCAGTGTTTCTGTGATGGGCGCATTGCTAGCTGCATTGGTTATCGGGATTATCGACCTGTTCATTCCGGTAACGACACCTTTTGAAGCTGGTCGTAAGGCCAAGAATTAA
- the zapA gene encoding cell division protein ZapA, with protein MTTPDRTRVTVEIYGTSYRLVGSNPDYMKQVANYVDERMHNISQAHSRLDMPRIAVLAAVHMAEEAVQIQEIQSHMNRLAAERAELRGELAQLQTALGEQQQKNTDMKQSLVQLKEEKEATQKKLAETESVSAKEIAALRIRLEQQEKKAGELENEQKQAKRELEESRQEASRKLKEQQEAANARIRQAEEQTKKELAEAAKQSEAKLLAAEKAHQERQRTELDKQRTALQQEYSQKVTEWQTKCSGLNEQLEQERTQAQQELNERNLQHQEAEKRAEEAALEQEIRIEELQEQLDEVQAGKAELASRLGEAQEQAALLKQQQTELESRLETQRQAAAEREQADSLAREELQNRYDLLATEAKAVQQQAAKLEEEQRRMHKLLEQAHVSSRKLQSELAALAESEKSWQKLAEERQYAVDELELSLQETREQKKITQEQLQHAEAEVEAVNSKFAAQQQRLLQLEANIKELSSELIRVQNELKKVNGREQEGIQAYNVLQEQHSSMKSRAQQLEQNIKKLQREDSERQSELERTAEELLEWQLKYEQLKAEVERWEAEDAARKEEFASWEREIAVTVEQKEQLQEEIRLAVEAAETAKAEQQSVEQERLALQSELNEVGQKYEMAAHQLRLLQVQQDVDRENTEKISTELHQLQEEYTKLQTEYNEWIELIEQDQ; from the coding sequence GTGACTACACCGGATCGCACTCGCGTCACTGTAGAGATCTACGGTACTTCTTATAGACTCGTCGGCAGTAATCCCGATTATATGAAACAGGTTGCCAATTATGTGGATGAACGCATGCACAATATTTCCCAAGCTCATTCACGTCTGGATATGCCCCGAATTGCCGTGCTGGCTGCAGTCCATATGGCAGAAGAGGCTGTACAAATTCAGGAAATTCAAAGCCATATGAACCGATTAGCCGCCGAACGTGCCGAACTCCGGGGAGAGCTGGCGCAACTCCAGACAGCCCTGGGAGAACAGCAGCAGAAAAATACAGATATGAAGCAGTCTCTTGTTCAATTGAAGGAAGAGAAGGAAGCGACCCAGAAGAAGCTGGCAGAAACCGAGTCTGTATCAGCCAAGGAAATTGCTGCATTGAGGATAAGGCTGGAACAGCAGGAGAAAAAAGCAGGCGAGCTTGAAAATGAGCAAAAGCAGGCTAAACGTGAATTGGAGGAGTCCCGTCAAGAAGCTTCCCGTAAATTGAAAGAGCAGCAGGAAGCGGCGAATGCCCGTATACGGCAGGCGGAGGAGCAGACGAAGAAGGAATTGGCTGAGGCGGCCAAGCAGTCCGAAGCCAAGCTTTTGGCTGCGGAGAAGGCTCATCAGGAGCGTCAACGCACAGAATTGGACAAGCAGCGTACTGCTTTGCAGCAGGAGTATAGCCAGAAGGTAACAGAATGGCAGACCAAGTGTTCCGGGCTGAATGAGCAGCTAGAGCAGGAGCGAACACAGGCGCAGCAAGAGCTGAATGAGAGAAATCTCCAGCACCAGGAAGCGGAGAAACGGGCCGAGGAAGCTGCGCTCGAGCAGGAGATTCGAATCGAGGAGCTTCAGGAGCAGTTGGACGAGGTACAGGCAGGCAAAGCAGAGCTTGCATCCCGTTTGGGAGAAGCGCAAGAGCAAGCTGCATTATTGAAGCAGCAGCAGACCGAGCTGGAGTCCCGACTGGAAACGCAGCGGCAGGCCGCAGCAGAACGGGAACAGGCGGATTCGCTTGCGCGTGAAGAGCTGCAGAACCGTTATGATCTTTTGGCTACGGAAGCCAAGGCTGTGCAGCAGCAAGCGGCTAAGCTGGAGGAAGAGCAGCGCCGGATGCACAAGCTGCTGGAGCAGGCGCACGTATCCTCTCGCAAGTTGCAAAGCGAACTGGCTGCACTGGCTGAAAGTGAGAAGTCATGGCAGAAGCTTGCTGAGGAGCGTCAGTATGCCGTCGATGAATTGGAGCTTTCGCTACAGGAGACACGAGAGCAGAAGAAAATAACGCAGGAGCAGTTACAGCATGCTGAGGCAGAAGTAGAAGCTGTTAATAGCAAGTTTGCGGCACAGCAGCAGCGTCTGTTACAGTTGGAAGCCAATATCAAAGAGCTTTCGTCTGAGCTAATACGTGTCCAGAATGAACTGAAGAAGGTAAACGGTCGTGAGCAGGAAGGAATACAGGCCTACAACGTGCTTCAGGAGCAGCATAGCAGCATGAAGAGCCGGGCTCAGCAATTGGAGCAGAACATTAAGAAACTCCAGCGTGAAGATAGCGAACGGCAGAGTGAATTGGAACGTACTGCAGAAGAATTGTTGGAATGGCAGCTTAAATATGAGCAGTTGAAGGCCGAGGTGGAACGTTGGGAGGCTGAAGACGCTGCACGTAAGGAAGAATTTGCTTCGTGGGAACGTGAAATAGCCGTAACGGTTGAACAAAAGGAGCAGCTGCAGGAGGAGATCCGTTTGGCAGTTGAAGCTGCCGAAACAGCGAAGGCTGAACAGCAATCTGTAGAGCAGGAACGGCTTGCTTTACAGTCTGAGCTTAATGAAGTGGGTCAAAAATATGAAATGGCGGCTCATCAGCTTCGTCTTTTACAAGTTCAGCAGGATGTAGATCGGGAAAATACAGAAAAGATTTCGACGGAATTGCATCAATTGCAGGAAGAATACACCAAGCTTCAAACGGAGTATAATGAATGGATTGAGCTCATCGAACAGGATCAGTAG
- the pheT gene encoding phenylalanine--tRNA ligase subunit beta: MKVSFEWLSEYVSLDQVSAEELAEKITRSGIEIDEVEHRNQGITGVVVGYVKSKEKHPDADKLNVCIVDAGQGEDLQIVCGAKNVDAGQKVPVAVVGAKLPGDFHIKKAKLRGVVSMGMICSAKELGMNDKLLPKELQEGILVLPEDAEIGTPITKLLGLDDYVLDFDLTPNRSDCLSMHGAAYEVSAILGRDISLADPAKDLVEISDAAADHLSVKVDTPELCTHYAARYITGVKVGASPLWIQNRLMAAGIRPINNIVDITNYVMLEYGQPLHAFDADKLENGNIEVRLARAGETLITLDDQERKLEPQMLLITDGVKPIALAGVMGGANSEVTDATVSIALESAKFDGGTVRKTSRQLGLRSEASLRFEKEVDPGAVVPAVNRAAALIQRYAGGTVHQGIVESASAKAENRIIKLSLDKINRYLGTELSLLEVKTIFGRLHFGCGDAEQGVMEVEVPTRRGDITIDVDLIEEVARLYGYDNIPTTPIEGPTTPGALTASQSLRRSLRKLLVHGGWQETISYSFVHPQSTGLFNALTEGSHPVRLAMPMSEDRSVLRTSIIPQMLDTAVYNMNRKQENLAIFEIGTVFYTEEQTLTRQPQEIQVFSLLLTGARREKQWNIGAEKVDFFDIKGALETVFDYFGLSASIRYVADQPQSYHPGRSASVWLDVNGSSQRIGTIGQIHPELQQSYGLNDTYVAEIALQQIVEHANNHIQFRELARFPSVERDIALVVDKDVEAGELLRVIYAAGGELLQDARVFDVFTGSKLGEDKKSVAISLTYRHWEHTLTDEEINAAHSPVVTSLEQTFGAELRK; encoded by the coding sequence ATGAAAGTATCATTCGAGTGGCTGTCCGAGTATGTATCGCTGGATCAGGTGAGCGCGGAGGAGCTGGCAGAGAAAATTACCCGTTCGGGCATTGAAATAGATGAAGTTGAACATCGCAACCAAGGGATTACTGGCGTTGTTGTCGGCTACGTCAAAAGCAAGGAAAAGCATCCGGATGCGGATAAGCTGAATGTGTGTATTGTCGATGCGGGTCAGGGAGAAGATTTGCAAATCGTGTGTGGTGCCAAAAACGTGGACGCAGGTCAAAAGGTTCCTGTTGCCGTTGTGGGCGCAAAGCTGCCGGGAGATTTCCATATTAAGAAGGCCAAGCTGCGTGGTGTTGTGTCCATGGGCATGATCTGCTCGGCTAAGGAACTGGGCATGAATGACAAGCTGCTGCCAAAGGAATTGCAGGAAGGGATTCTCGTGCTGCCGGAGGATGCTGAAATTGGTACACCGATTACGAAGCTGCTGGGGCTGGATGATTACGTACTGGATTTTGATCTGACGCCAAACCGCTCGGACTGCTTGAGCATGCACGGAGCAGCCTATGAAGTAAGCGCCATTCTGGGACGTGATATTTCGCTGGCTGACCCGGCTAAGGATCTGGTGGAAATCAGTGATGCAGCGGCAGACCATCTATCCGTGAAAGTAGATACTCCTGAGCTGTGTACGCACTATGCAGCCCGTTATATTACAGGTGTAAAAGTGGGGGCTTCCCCGTTGTGGATTCAAAACCGTCTGATGGCAGCGGGTATTCGTCCGATCAATAACATCGTGGATATTACGAACTATGTCATGCTGGAATACGGTCAGCCGCTACATGCTTTTGACGCGGATAAGCTGGAAAATGGCAACATTGAAGTTCGGCTCGCTCGCGCAGGCGAAACATTAATTACGCTGGATGATCAGGAACGTAAGCTGGAGCCGCAAATGCTGCTGATTACGGACGGTGTGAAGCCGATTGCACTGGCAGGTGTAATGGGTGGGGCTAATTCGGAAGTGACCGATGCGACTGTCAGCATTGCGCTGGAATCCGCGAAGTTTGATGGCGGTACGGTGCGCAAAACCTCCCGTCAACTTGGACTTCGTTCGGAGGCGAGCCTGCGTTTTGAAAAAGAGGTCGATCCGGGTGCCGTTGTACCTGCTGTAAACCGTGCGGCAGCACTGATTCAGCGTTACGCAGGGGGAACTGTACATCAGGGTATTGTAGAATCTGCTTCTGCAAAAGCTGAAAATCGTATTATCAAGCTGTCGCTGGATAAAATAAATCGGTATTTGGGTACAGAGCTGTCACTGCTTGAGGTTAAAACGATTTTTGGCAGACTGCATTTTGGTTGCGGTGATGCGGAGCAAGGCGTGATGGAAGTTGAAGTGCCTACGCGCCGCGGGGATATTACCATTGACGTGGATCTTATCGAAGAGGTTGCACGCCTGTATGGCTACGACAACATTCCAACCACGCCGATTGAAGGGCCAACCACTCCGGGTGCATTGACGGCATCACAATCATTGCGTCGTTCTTTGCGCAAATTGCTGGTGCATGGCGGCTGGCAAGAGACAATCAGCTATTCGTTTGTACATCCGCAAAGTACGGGCTTGTTTAATGCCCTGACAGAAGGCAGCCATCCGGTTCGTTTGGCGATGCCTATGAGCGAAGACCGCAGCGTTCTGCGTACGAGCATTATTCCGCAGATGCTGGATACAGCGGTATACAACATGAACCGGAAGCAGGAAAATCTGGCGATTTTTGAAATAGGCACTGTATTTTACACAGAGGAGCAAACATTAACCCGTCAGCCGCAGGAAATTCAAGTGTTCAGTCTGCTGTTGACTGGAGCACGCCGTGAAAAGCAATGGAACATTGGTGCTGAGAAGGTTGATTTCTTTGATATTAAAGGGGCACTTGAAACGGTGTTCGACTATTTTGGGTTGAGTGCAAGCATTCGTTATGTAGCTGATCAACCGCAAAGTTATCATCCGGGACGTTCCGCTTCGGTATGGCTGGATGTGAATGGAAGCTCCCAGCGGATCGGCACGATTGGGCAGATCCATCCGGAATTGCAGCAGTCTTATGGACTGAATGATACGTATGTGGCGGAAATTGCGTTACAGCAAATCGTTGAACATGCCAACAATCACATCCAATTTAGAGAGCTGGCTCGCTTCCCGTCCGTGGAACGTGATATTGCTCTCGTGGTTGACAAAGACGTTGAGGCAGGCGAACTGCTTCGTGTTATTTACGCTGCAGGCGGAGAACTGTTGCAGGATGCACGGGTGTTTGACGTATTTACAGGCAGCAAGCTTGGTGAGGACAAGAAGAGCGTAGCTATTTCCCTGACCTACCGTCATTGGGAGCACACGCTGACGGATGAAGAAATTAATGCGGCGCATTCTCCTGTCGTTACGTCTCTGGAGCAAACTTTTGGAGCGGAATTGAGAAAGTAG